In the genome of Rhizobium sp. NZLR1, one region contains:
- a CDS encoding sulfite exporter TauE/SafE family protein, giving the protein MSDAANPSTTRNQPAAFVAGAIIGTLGGLIGLGGAEFRLPILISLFNFAALEAVILNKAMSLVVVATALPFRAGTISFGTIADHWAIIANLLAGSLIGAWFGAGWATRLRSETLYKVIAAMLIIIAVVLVLGHDATAGQPLVTGVAQLIGGVIAGFIIGIVAALLGVAGGELLIPTLVLLFGADIKLAGSLSLAVSLPTMLVGFTRYSRDQSFSVLGGNKAFLLIMAAGSIIGTFVGGLLLGLVPNSVLLPALAVILLISAINVWRHS; this is encoded by the coding sequence ATGAGTGACGCCGCCAATCCATCGACTACTCGAAATCAGCCCGCAGCCTTTGTCGCGGGGGCAATCATAGGCACTCTTGGAGGTCTGATTGGGCTGGGGGGCGCGGAATTCCGTCTCCCGATCCTCATCAGCCTGTTCAACTTTGCGGCGCTGGAAGCCGTCATCCTGAACAAGGCCATGAGCCTCGTCGTCGTGGCGACAGCGCTGCCGTTCCGTGCTGGAACTATCTCCTTTGGAACAATTGCAGATCACTGGGCGATTATCGCCAACCTCCTTGCCGGAAGCCTGATCGGAGCCTGGTTCGGCGCAGGATGGGCGACACGTTTGAGGTCGGAGACGCTCTACAAAGTCATAGCAGCCATGCTGATCATCATCGCTGTGGTGCTGGTTCTCGGTCATGATGCGACCGCCGGGCAGCCGTTGGTGACTGGAGTAGCTCAGCTTATTGGTGGCGTGATCGCGGGCTTCATCATCGGTATTGTCGCAGCCTTGCTTGGCGTGGCAGGCGGCGAGCTGCTGATCCCGACGCTGGTGTTGTTGTTCGGTGCGGATATCAAACTGGCTGGCAGCCTCTCTCTTGCAGTCAGTCTGCCCACCATGCTTGTCGGCTTCACACGGTACAGCCGCGATCAGAGCTTCTCGGTCCTTGGCGGTAACAAAGCGTTCCTGCTGATTATGGCAGCAGGCTCGATAATCGGGACCTTTGTCGGCGGGCTGCTTCTTGGCCTTGTCCCGAATTCCGTACTTCTGCCAGCGCTAGCGGTGATTTTGCTGATATCCGCAATTAACGTATGGCGGCACAGCTAG
- a CDS encoding HIT domain-containing protein yields MSVTNCRWCVANGEMLSEAKRYRAEFKSDGFTIGWNVGSAGGQHVFHAHLHVICRYEGEPNAGRGLRNLARQLRTFSKPISTTQSLAD; encoded by the coding sequence ATGAGTGTAACAAATTGCAGATGGTGTGTTGCCAACGGAGAAATGCTTTCGGAAGCAAAGCGCTACCGCGCGGAATTCAAGTCTGATGGTTTCACCATTGGCTGGAATGTCGGCTCAGCCGGTGGCCAGCATGTTTTTCATGCCCATCTGCACGTTATCTGCAGATATGAGGGCGAGCCGAACGCCGGGCGTGGATTGCGAAACCTTGCCCGCCAATTGCGAACGTTTTCAAAGCCAATTTCGACGACTCAATCTCTCGCCGATTGA
- a CDS encoding cold-shock protein translates to MPTGTVKFFNDDKGFGFITPDNGGTDMFVHVSALQRGGSLKEGDKVSFEVGQDRKTGKSKAEKVSVL, encoded by the coding sequence ATGCCTACCGGTACAGTCAAATTTTTCAACGACGACAAGGGATTCGGCTTCATCACGCCTGACAATGGCGGAACGGACATGTTCGTTCACGTGTCTGCTTTGCAGCGTGGCGGTTCGCTGAAGGAGGGTGACAAGGTCAGCTTTGAAGTCGGTCAGGACCGCAAGACCGGAAAGTCCAAGGCCGAGAAGGTATCCGTGCTCTGA
- a CDS encoding HAMP domain-containing methyl-accepting chemotaxis protein: MHRPSIKSSLLLIFGSIALLFGIVAYLAIDGLSKTNGSTEEIATKWLPSVQASRVINLNMANLRLAYRDHVIAQTEADKKSREEAITVAEDTVRNSIDAYLPLASSDGERQLIAGIRANFESYIAGRPQLLALSRANKIGEAGQYLGGEMRTYSDKLKELTASLVELNVIGSKQAADASKTTYASVKFYLFAAIGLAGLLVVGAIAFVLTGVANPVTQITASMRRLAEGDTGSNIPFAGRADEIGSMASAVEIFRQAAIANKRMEVEAEENRKQAEADRIAAQQQAESDAAERLRVATLGLAAGLRRLAAGDLAFQLDEAFAPDFEALRRDFNQSVTQLGGALKSISSSITTIDDGTREISSGAGDLSKRTEQQAASLEETAAALEEITANVANSSKRTEETRKVATEANRSAAMSAEVVSHAEEAMERIETSSRQISNIISVIDEIAFQTNLLALNAGVEAARAGEAGKGFAVVAQEVRELAQRSASAAKEIKGLILNSSKEVENGVKLVRDTGQALTTIGSFITQINQHMDAIATSAKEQSVGLSEVNIAVNQMDQTTQQNAAMVEQSTAASTSLAQEAQKLRELVGQFRLDDAVSNQSAILRSTAKAMAQPAAGATVRLASQRR, translated from the coding sequence ATGCATCGTCCGAGTATAAAATCCAGCCTGCTCCTGATATTTGGCAGCATAGCGCTGCTTTTCGGCATTGTCGCATATCTTGCGATCGATGGTCTAAGCAAGACGAACGGGTCCACCGAAGAAATCGCGACGAAATGGTTGCCGAGCGTACAGGCTTCCCGGGTGATCAATCTCAACATGGCAAACCTGCGCCTCGCTTACCGCGATCACGTCATCGCACAGACGGAAGCTGACAAGAAATCGCGCGAAGAGGCCATCACCGTCGCGGAGGATACGGTTCGCAACTCGATAGATGCTTATCTTCCATTGGCGTCATCGGACGGCGAGCGCCAGTTGATCGCCGGAATAAGAGCAAACTTCGAGAGTTACATCGCCGGCAGGCCGCAGCTTCTCGCCCTATCCCGCGCAAACAAGATAGGTGAAGCCGGGCAATATCTCGGCGGAGAGATGCGGACCTACTCGGATAAGCTGAAAGAACTGACGGCGTCCCTGGTTGAATTGAATGTTATCGGCAGCAAACAGGCTGCCGACGCGAGCAAGACGACCTACGCGTCGGTGAAGTTCTACCTCTTTGCCGCGATTGGTCTCGCAGGCCTGCTCGTCGTCGGCGCGATTGCCTTTGTGCTGACAGGCGTCGCCAATCCCGTGACCCAGATCACAGCCTCGATGAGGCGACTGGCCGAGGGCGACACCGGTTCCAACATTCCGTTCGCCGGTCGTGCAGACGAAATCGGTTCCATGGCGAGCGCGGTGGAGATCTTTCGCCAGGCCGCTATAGCAAACAAGCGAATGGAGGTGGAAGCGGAGGAAAACCGGAAGCAAGCGGAGGCTGATCGCATCGCCGCCCAGCAACAAGCAGAATCCGATGCCGCCGAGCGTTTACGCGTCGCCACATTGGGTCTCGCTGCCGGCTTGAGGCGGCTTGCTGCAGGCGATCTTGCCTTTCAGCTCGATGAGGCGTTCGCTCCCGATTTCGAGGCCCTGCGCCGCGACTTCAACCAATCTGTCACCCAACTTGGTGGAGCGTTGAAGTCGATTTCCAGCAGCATCACCACCATCGATGATGGCACTCGCGAAATCTCTTCCGGGGCAGGCGATCTTTCAAAGCGTACGGAACAGCAGGCCGCCTCGCTTGAAGAGACGGCCGCAGCACTGGAAGAGATTACCGCGAACGTGGCGAATTCGAGCAAGCGCACCGAAGAGACCCGTAAGGTGGCCACGGAGGCGAACCGAAGCGCTGCGATGTCTGCGGAAGTCGTTTCCCACGCCGAAGAGGCAATGGAACGCATCGAGACCTCGTCGCGACAGATTTCCAACATCATCAGCGTCATCGATGAAATCGCATTCCAGACCAATCTTCTCGCGCTCAATGCGGGCGTGGAAGCGGCGAGAGCCGGCGAAGCAGGCAAGGGTTTTGCCGTCGTAGCCCAAGAAGTGCGCGAACTTGCCCAGCGCTCAGCAAGCGCTGCCAAGGAAATCAAGGGCTTGATCCTGAACTCCTCGAAAGAGGTGGAAAACGGTGTCAAGCTCGTGCGCGACACCGGCCAAGCTCTCACGACCATCGGCAGCTTCATCACGCAGATCAATCAGCACATGGATGCGATCGCAACCTCTGCCAAAGAGCAGTCGGTCGGCCTGAGCGAAGTCAACATTGCAGTCAATCAAATGGATCAGACAACGCAACAGAATGCGGCCATGGTAGAACAATCGACGGCCGCTTCCACCTCTCTCGCTCAGGAAGCCCAGAAACTTCGCGAGCTCGTTGGCCAGTTCAGGCTCGATGACGCCGTCTCAAACCAGTCCGCGATTCTTCGCTCGACGGCGAAAGCAATGGCTCAACCTGCCGCTGGCGCAACCGTCCGGCTTGCCTCGCAGCGACGTTGA
- a CDS encoding FecR domain-containing protein, which produces MSTIFRILTAALIWLPTAVFAAADEWRIVKATDQVKYTVDRTNWLDLRAGEVVPNRAWVSTGPRGRVQLSRGVESVTFQPNTVAAITTNESAVMKTQIYQQVGALDLEIEKRSQPHTTVQTPYLAAVVKGTIFHVTVGKAKASVSVDRGLVQVTSFASGQRSNVAPGQSATVDKKAGMTVAGRLSKPAITSVAPSVAQIPAVGTTKLAGATPDATSSSSATSGNTSSSASDVDDSGNGNGSSNSSSSSGNGNSNDSGNNGNGNGHSGGNGNGNSGGNGNSGGNGSNGNSGDSGNNGNGSGNSGGNGNGNSGKGDNNGGGNGNGNSGGNGKGKDK; this is translated from the coding sequence ATGTCGACAATATTTCGAATTCTGACCGCAGCACTGATCTGGCTGCCGACAGCCGTCTTTGCTGCTGCCGACGAGTGGCGGATCGTCAAGGCGACGGATCAGGTGAAGTATACCGTCGACAGGACGAATTGGCTGGACTTGCGCGCCGGCGAGGTGGTCCCCAACCGGGCATGGGTTTCGACTGGTCCGCGGGGGCGAGTTCAGCTTTCCAGAGGGGTGGAGAGCGTCACCTTCCAGCCAAACACGGTTGCCGCCATCACCACCAACGAATCCGCTGTCATGAAGACGCAGATCTACCAGCAGGTCGGTGCGCTGGACCTTGAAATCGAGAAGCGAAGCCAGCCGCATACAACAGTACAGACGCCCTATCTCGCGGCGGTAGTCAAGGGAACGATCTTTCACGTGACCGTCGGTAAGGCGAAAGCTTCCGTCTCCGTCGATCGCGGCCTAGTCCAGGTCACCTCCTTCGCCAGCGGCCAGCGGTCGAATGTGGCGCCGGGTCAGAGCGCGACTGTCGACAAGAAGGCCGGCATGACGGTGGCGGGCCGGCTATCAAAGCCCGCAATCACCTCGGTCGCGCCGTCGGTCGCCCAGATTCCCGCCGTCGGCACCACGAAACTCGCCGGCGCCACCCCCGACGCCACGAGCAGTTCTTCGGCAACGAGCGGAAACACCAGTTCCAGCGCCAGCGACGTTGACGACAGCGGCAATGGCAATGGCAGCAGCAATTCCAGTAGCAGCAGTGGCAACGGCAATTCCAATGACAGCGGTAACAATGGGAATGGCAACGGCCACTCCGGTGGCAACGGAAACGGCAACAGCGGCGGCAATGGCAATTCCGGAGGAAACGGCAGCAATGGCAATTCCGGTGACAGCGGTAACAATGGGAATGGCAGCGGCAATTCCGGCGGCAATGGCAATGGAAACAGCGGCAAGGGCGACAACAACGGCGGTGGCAATGGTAACGGCAACTCCGGCGGAAACGGTAAAGGCAAGGACAAGTGA
- a CDS encoding glycosyltransferase family A protein: MLSSTEEHRRGTFNSEQPLVSVVIPAFNASTYVERTLRSALRQTYTALEIIVVNDGSTDDTAKLVEQIAMSDSRIRLLSTPNRGVAAARNTGIKVSSGRFVAFLDADDLWHRTKIEKQVNALNRLSSRWAAVYVQHCLINEDDEVIQPGSSEVARGYIYARHLNFKYIGNGSALLVRRNVALEIGGFDSSYSAAGLGGCEDLDFELRLATRYCIEVVPERLVGYRKHPGSMSSNHSRMGKSALEVIRRSLAANPNLPQYAVRGALDATQKYAFWEFRQARATYLSLVSIWSILPKDPYFVVRLVVQKGLRGIRHCLRLGTSTANGEDPPRMNRSKFDDQFAPSFPECPKETPSLHRHVMRLTAVDAMLSSTLSPQRTSLRRTKVE; encoded by the coding sequence ATGCTTTCATCTACAGAGGAGCATCGACGAGGGACCTTTAATTCTGAGCAGCCTTTGGTCTCAGTGGTCATCCCGGCTTTCAACGCTTCCACCTATGTTGAGCGGACGCTTCGATCCGCTCTGCGCCAGACCTACACCGCCTTAGAGATCATCGTCGTCAATGACGGTTCCACGGACGACACGGCAAAACTCGTTGAGCAGATAGCGATGTCGGACTCGCGGATCCGTCTCCTCTCCACACCGAACCGTGGTGTCGCGGCTGCACGGAATACTGGGATCAAGGTATCATCAGGCCGATTTGTGGCATTCCTTGACGCCGATGATCTCTGGCACCGGACAAAAATCGAAAAGCAGGTGAACGCTCTCAACCGGTTGTCCTCGCGGTGGGCTGCGGTCTATGTGCAGCATTGCCTCATCAACGAAGACGACGAGGTTATCCAGCCTGGAAGTTCCGAAGTTGCAAGGGGATATATCTATGCCCGACATCTGAATTTTAAGTACATAGGCAATGGAAGCGCGCTTCTCGTCCGGCGGAACGTCGCGCTTGAAATCGGTGGGTTTGATAGCTCATATTCAGCCGCCGGTCTTGGAGGCTGCGAAGACCTCGATTTCGAGCTCAGGCTGGCCACGCGCTACTGCATCGAAGTCGTTCCCGAACGACTGGTGGGATACCGAAAGCATCCCGGCAGCATGTCTTCCAATCACTCTCGAATGGGCAAAAGTGCTTTGGAAGTGATTAGGCGTTCGCTGGCCGCAAATCCGAATCTCCCGCAATACGCGGTCCGGGGAGCACTCGACGCCACCCAAAAATATGCGTTTTGGGAATTTCGACAAGCTCGGGCAACATATTTGTCGCTTGTATCCATTTGGTCCATACTGCCAAAAGACCCGTATTTCGTGGTTCGGCTTGTAGTTCAGAAGGGGCTGCGCGGAATACGGCACTGTCTTCGTCTTGGGACGAGCACCGCAAACGGTGAAGACCCGCCGCGAATGAATAGGTCGAAATTCGATGATCAATTTGCTCCGTCGTTTCCCGAATGCCCAAAGGAGACGCCGAGCTTGCACCGTCATGTAATGCGTCTGACGGCTGTGGATGCGATGCTGAGTTCAACTCTTAGCCCCCAGCGAACGTCACTGAGACGGACGAAGGTGGAATGA
- a CDS encoding BON domain-containing protein, whose product MRFGSDNTNHEERCSQGHSSASTIATIEAALSADPDIDSIAIEIRMLGPVVLLEGYITNTADREKAISLAAMIVGEENVQDRMLSRFPTQ is encoded by the coding sequence ATGAGGTTCGGTTCCGATAACACCAACCACGAAGAGCGCTGCTCGCAAGGCCACAGTTCAGCATCGACGATTGCAACAATCGAAGCGGCGCTTTCCGCTGATCCGGATATCGACAGCATTGCCATCGAGATCAGGATGCTCGGCCCTGTCGTCCTGCTCGAGGGCTACATTACAAACACCGCGGACCGCGAGAAAGCCATCTCGCTTGCAGCGATGATCGTCGGCGAAGAAAACGTCCAGGATCGGATGCTGAGCCGCTTTCCTACGCAGTAG
- a CDS encoding DUF1236 domain-containing protein has product MNIKSVAIAAGVLLASTSAFAQSSTVTGAAGGAATGAIVGGPVGAAVGGIVGGVAGSVIDPPPQQVVTYVQQAPAPTARVVVKEKVVVGQPLPETVVVTPIPDDPKYAYAIVNDQRVIVEPSSRKVIQVIQ; this is encoded by the coding sequence ATGAATATCAAATCAGTAGCTATTGCCGCTGGTGTCCTGTTGGCGTCGACGTCTGCCTTTGCGCAGTCGTCGACGGTCACAGGTGCGGCGGGTGGTGCTGCAACGGGTGCGATCGTCGGCGGCCCGGTCGGTGCAGCTGTCGGCGGCATCGTCGGCGGCGTGGCAGGTAGCGTGATTGATCCGCCGCCGCAGCAGGTGGTGACCTATGTTCAGCAGGCTCCCGCCCCGACCGCACGGGTCGTGGTGAAGGAGAAGGTCGTCGTAGGACAGCCGCTGCCGGAGACGGTGGTCGTGACGCCGATTCCCGACGACCCGAAATATGCATACGCGATCGTCAACGACCAGCGTGTGATCGTCGAACCTTCCTCCCGCAAGGTCATCCAGGTCATTCAGTGA
- a CDS encoding cold shock domain-containing protein, translating to MVNGTVGFLNQDKGIGFTTPDDGGQDVFVNATAIQGSTLRRDGQKISYELGQEGRIRKSKAESVKAISRRYLR from the coding sequence GTGGTGAATGGGACGGTTGGGTTTCTCAATCAAGACAAAGGGATCGGCTTCACCACGCCGGATGACGGTGGCCAAGACGTATTCGTGAATGCAACTGCGATCCAAGGGTCGACGCTACGGCGCGACGGCCAGAAGATATCGTACGAGCTTGGCCAGGAAGGCAGGATCAGGAAGTCTAAGGCGGAGAGCGTCAAGGCGATCTCACGCCGCTATCTGCGATGA
- a CDS encoding acyltransferase, whose product MHGSEIKKAFYPNFNMIRLVAASTVIFSHAFLISEKTSANEPFERLLGEVNILGLFGVYVFFISSGFLVTQSAQFGSAGGFLWRRALRIYPAFIVCTLLSVYVLGALYSPLGVSGYLLKSLHMKTTLHSLLNPNFGMTLPHVQFYDPAISWLATSVNGSLWTIGQEIFCYLIVAGLMVIGLLRAPIMALALAVGVTWQLFFDHPWPNIRFLTDFTFIAPYFFCGSLLWFAMEKRQPNIVLALIFVALGMLCLVFWPGYLYGRMLFAYPLVYIATSPVIRLPTLERLGDASYGTYLYGWPVEQMMNHALGQYSTWWAVFALSLPTAWLLGWLSWHLLEKRALRLKRIALIQRQPVSEKS is encoded by the coding sequence ATGCATGGGAGCGAGATCAAGAAGGCATTTTACCCGAACTTCAACATGATCAGGCTCGTGGCAGCCTCCACGGTGATCTTCTCGCATGCCTTCCTTATCTCGGAGAAGACCTCGGCGAACGAGCCCTTTGAGCGTTTGCTCGGAGAGGTTAATATCCTCGGCCTCTTCGGCGTCTATGTTTTTTTCATCAGCAGCGGCTTCCTCGTCACGCAGAGCGCCCAGTTCGGCAGCGCGGGTGGTTTTCTCTGGCGGCGGGCGCTGAGAATATACCCGGCGTTTATCGTCTGTACGCTGCTCAGCGTCTATGTCTTGGGCGCCTTGTACAGCCCGTTGGGCGTCAGTGGTTACTTGCTCAAGTCGCTTCATATGAAGACGACACTGCATTCGTTGCTCAACCCGAACTTTGGCATGACCCTGCCGCATGTGCAGTTTTATGACCCCGCCATCTCTTGGCTTGCCACCTCGGTCAACGGCTCTCTTTGGACGATCGGGCAGGAAATCTTCTGCTACCTCATCGTCGCCGGATTAATGGTAATCGGGCTTCTGCGAGCCCCGATCATGGCACTTGCCCTCGCCGTGGGCGTGACCTGGCAGCTTTTCTTCGATCATCCGTGGCCAAACATACGGTTCCTGACGGATTTTACTTTTATCGCTCCCTACTTCTTCTGCGGTTCGCTTCTCTGGTTCGCGATGGAAAAGCGGCAGCCCAATATTGTCCTGGCATTGATCTTCGTGGCGCTCGGTATGCTCTGCCTCGTCTTCTGGCCCGGCTATCTTTACGGCCGCATGTTGTTCGCCTATCCGCTTGTCTACATCGCGACCTCGCCGGTGATACGCCTGCCGACCCTCGAACGATTGGGCGACGCCTCCTACGGGACCTATCTCTATGGCTGGCCAGTGGAGCAGATGATGAACCACGCCCTCGGCCAGTACAGCACGTGGTGGGCGGTGTTTGCGCTTTCCCTGCCGACAGCGTGGTTGCTTGGCTGGCTTTCGTGGCATCTCCTGGAAAAGCGTGCGCTGCGGTTGAAGCGGATCGCGCTCATCCAGCGACAGCCCGTCAGTGAGAAAAGCTGA
- a CDS encoding dihydrofolate reductase family protein: MTKVAFNISMSLDGFITAGNQTREEPLGKNGEFLHEWFFNSGREGDAYVQRLTSNVGSVICGRKCYDDSIPYWDENGPTGPLKLPLFVVTHRPLLASHSTGIYHAAGTIPDAVKQAKSAARGKDVSLMGGAEVFRQALAGGLVDEIELHIVPVLFGAGSRLFDTLPNQIKLEPTSMLDTPLARHIAYRIVK, from the coding sequence ATGACCAAGGTCGCTTTCAATATCAGCATGTCGCTCGACGGCTTCATTACCGCAGGAAACCAGACCAGGGAGGAACCACTCGGCAAGAACGGCGAATTTCTTCACGAATGGTTCTTCAACAGCGGTAGAGAGGGCGACGCATATGTGCAGCGCCTCACCAGCAATGTTGGCAGCGTGATCTGCGGGCGCAAATGCTATGACGACTCGATCCCATACTGGGACGAGAACGGGCCGACGGGGCCGTTAAAGCTGCCGCTTTTCGTCGTCACCCACCGGCCGTTACTCGCCTCGCACAGCACTGGAATCTATCACGCGGCTGGGACAATTCCCGACGCGGTGAAGCAGGCGAAGTCGGCGGCCAGAGGCAAGGATGTGAGCCTCATGGGCGGAGCCGAGGTCTTTCGCCAAGCACTGGCCGGCGGGCTTGTCGACGAGATCGAGTTGCATATCGTGCCGGTGCTCTTTGGTGCTGGGAGTCGCCTGTTCGACACGCTGCCCAACCAGATCAAGCTTGAGCCCACCAGCATGCTCGACACGCCACTCGCTCGGCATATCGCCTATCGCATTGTGAAGTAA
- a CDS encoding transcriptional regulator, translated as MKKVQRSFAVEYKSGQRKTDPKANSIWGNMDLKSVARDVEEEAMPFLSGGPQEREATGEVPFPASEQAGPLLTLPLGQETTASALKETMMADESDTMTNTNAPAVVETELAPKKQRKPRAKKAAPETVLAEVTAEPAVASGVAGGRQKRGRKSKSVEAVSSAKRAPVKRATRPAQTVTMAPMAAGDEMADLLQLEEENQRLRRLLAEQLRAENADLRKRLKLD; from the coding sequence ATGAAAAAAGTCCAACGCAGTTTTGCCGTCGAGTATAAATCCGGGCAGCGGAAGACCGATCCCAAGGCCAACTCCATCTGGGGTAATATGGATCTTAAGTCTGTTGCCCGCGATGTAGAGGAAGAGGCAATGCCATTTCTGTCGGGCGGCCCGCAGGAGCGCGAAGCTACCGGCGAAGTGCCTTTCCCTGCATCAGAACAGGCCGGGCCTTTGTTGACACTGCCGCTCGGGCAGGAGACAACTGCATCGGCTTTAAAGGAGACAATGATGGCCGACGAAAGCGATACGATGACCAATACGAATGCGCCGGCCGTTGTCGAAACCGAACTTGCGCCAAAGAAGCAGCGTAAACCCCGCGCCAAGAAGGCGGCCCCTGAAACGGTTCTCGCCGAGGTAACCGCGGAACCGGCCGTAGCTTCAGGCGTAGCGGGTGGAAGGCAGAAAAGGGGACGCAAGTCCAAGTCGGTTGAAGCTGTCAGCAGTGCCAAGCGCGCGCCGGTGAAACGTGCGACGAGGCCTGCGCAGACAGTAACGATGGCCCCGATGGCGGCGGGCGATGAGATGGCGGATCTCCTGCAGTTGGAAGAGGAAAACCAAAGACTGCGCAGGCTGCTAGCCGAACAACTCCGCGCTGAGAATGCCGATCTGCGAAAGCGACTTAAGCTCGATTGA
- a CDS encoding nuclear transport factor 2 family protein: MNTSAMPLAQPKRRIDADTRFEAIDFVNRVNFLFDRWQPEELLAAFSDDVIVDHPLGRSAGKEELAVFLKGYEPITHGVRRHNCNHVIDAGPDDDIIVTYYILLIRIAPSSEASKLKSAPMEIMEYDEHLPKLISYAMVTDRLTRTDAGDWRVRHKRVENVAEDKACHF; the protein is encoded by the coding sequence ATGAACACCAGCGCCATGCCGCTCGCCCAACCGAAGCGGCGCATCGACGCCGATACCCGGTTCGAGGCTATTGATTTCGTGAACCGGGTCAATTTCCTATTTGACCGATGGCAACCGGAGGAACTGCTTGCCGCGTTCTCGGACGATGTGATCGTCGATCATCCGCTTGGACGAAGTGCCGGAAAGGAGGAGTTAGCGGTATTCCTGAAGGGCTACGAGCCCATCACCCATGGCGTTCGGCGGCACAACTGTAACCACGTGATCGACGCTGGACCGGACGACGACATCATCGTCACCTACTACATCCTGCTTATCCGCATCGCTCCATCGAGCGAGGCAAGCAAACTCAAGTCCGCGCCTATGGAGATCATGGAATATGACGAGCATCTGCCGAAGCTGATCTCCTACGCCATGGTGACGGATCGGCTCACCAGGACGGACGCCGGCGACTGGCGTGTGCGCCACAAGCGGGTCGAGAATGTTGCCGAAGACAAAGCGTGTCATTTCTAG
- a CDS encoding SDR family oxidoreductase, with product MNIDLSGNVALVTGSTEGIGFAIARGLHEAGAAVIINGRTRQKVDAAVARLGGRARGHALDLAGAEGCDAMIRAEPEPDIVVSNLGIFQPLDFFETDDAIWDRHWQVNVMAGVRLARAYLPKMAAKSWGRFIFLGSESAFNIPVEMIHYGVSKTADVAVARGLAKRMAGTGVTVNSVLPGPTMSEGAAEMLKGHVTAKRSFEQAGIDFVKTHRPTSIIQRPATVEEVANMVVYVASPLASATTGAALRVDGGVVDSLV from the coding sequence TTGAACATCGACCTTTCAGGTAATGTCGCCCTGGTTACAGGATCCACCGAAGGCATCGGATTTGCCATTGCCCGCGGCCTCCATGAGGCGGGCGCAGCAGTCATTATCAACGGCCGCACCCGGCAAAAGGTCGATGCAGCGGTGGCGCGCCTCGGCGGCCGTGCGCGCGGTCATGCGCTCGACCTCGCCGGCGCCGAGGGTTGTGACGCGATGATCCGAGCCGAACCCGAGCCGGACATCGTCGTCAGCAACCTCGGAATCTTTCAGCCGTTGGATTTCTTCGAGACCGACGATGCTATCTGGGACCGCCACTGGCAGGTCAACGTCATGGCCGGCGTGCGCCTGGCGCGCGCCTACCTTCCGAAAATGGCTGCCAAGTCGTGGGGGCGCTTCATCTTCCTCGGTTCGGAATCCGCCTTCAATATTCCCGTCGAGATGATCCACTACGGCGTCAGCAAGACCGCCGACGTTGCGGTTGCGCGCGGTCTCGCCAAGCGCATGGCTGGCACGGGAGTGACGGTGAACTCGGTGCTACCAGGCCCGACCATGTCCGAAGGCGCCGCCGAGATGCTCAAGGGGCATGTCACGGCCAAGCGGTCCTTCGAGCAAGCCGGCATCGACTTCGTCAAAACGCATCGGCCGACCTCGATCATCCAGCGGCCGGCAACGGTCGAGGAAGTCGCGAACATGGTGGTCTACGTCGCCTCTCCCCTCGCGTCCGCCACGACCGGTGCGGCGCTGAGAGTCGATGGCGGCGTCGTGGACTCGCTCGTCTAG